A portion of the Saccharospirillaceae bacterium genome contains these proteins:
- the rsxG gene encoding electron transport complex subunit RsxG — protein sequence MRELLLSIRDNATGLALFALVTAGAIAIAQVGTKERIENNIRQAEAQALNEIVPASQYDNDLLNDTLTINDDFNQQLLGPIADDAKIHLARHQGLVHTAIIPAVAPDGYTTNISMIVGVKSDGTLAGVRIIEHKETPGLGDKVDVKKSDWVLSFTAKSLFSPDESRWNVKKDGGDFDQFTGATITPRAVVRAVKRALKFFDQHKAQILNSRLVEPQTSARSQSDDSPQTASVEIR from the coding sequence ATGAGAGAACTTCTGCTTTCCATCCGCGATAACGCCACTGGTCTCGCGTTATTCGCTCTGGTTACCGCCGGGGCTATTGCCATAGCTCAGGTAGGTACCAAGGAACGTATTGAAAACAACATCCGCCAGGCCGAAGCTCAGGCATTAAATGAAATTGTGCCAGCCAGTCAGTACGATAATGATTTGCTGAACGATACCCTGACCATTAATGATGACTTTAACCAGCAGCTATTAGGCCCAATTGCTGACGACGCCAAAATTCATCTGGCTCGCCATCAAGGACTGGTGCATACCGCCATTATCCCCGCCGTCGCTCCGGACGGTTACACCACCAATATCTCTATGATTGTGGGTGTTAAATCGGATGGTACATTGGCAGGTGTCCGAATTATTGAACACAAAGAAACACCCGGATTGGGCGATAAAGTCGATGTTAAAAAATCCGATTGGGTACTGTCCTTTACTGCTAAGTCCCTGTTCAGTCCGGACGAAAGCCGCTGGAATGTGAAAAAAGACGGTGGCGATTTTGATCAGTTTACCGGCGCTACGATCACTCCTCGCGCCGTCGTTCGGGCGGTTAAGCGTGCGCTGAAATTCTTTGATCAACACAAAGCGCAGATTCTGAACAGCCGCTTGGTTGAGCCGCAAACCAGCGCCCGCTCCCAATCCGATGACTCGCCGCAAACAGCTTCCGTGGAGATACGCTAA
- a CDS encoding electron transport complex subunit E, whose amino-acid sequence MATKSLRDISLDGLWNNNAALVQLLGLCPLLAVTGSVVNALGLGLATMMVLVGSNLSVSLIRNHVSEAVRLPAFVMIIASYVTVAELVMQAFTYELYQVLGIFIPLIVTNCAILGRADAFACKNPILPSVVDGFMMALGFTAVLVVLGAMREILGQGVIFSDMQLLFGPMASDWKIELVRDYPDFLFAILPPGAFVAMGLLIAVKNIIDDQIKQAAEAKKDPIEVGSKRARVTGKIG is encoded by the coding sequence ATGGCCACTAAATCTTTACGTGACATCAGCCTCGACGGTTTATGGAACAACAACGCGGCTCTGGTTCAACTGCTGGGTTTGTGTCCTTTGCTGGCGGTTACCGGTTCGGTTGTTAATGCCTTGGGCCTGGGTCTGGCGACGATGATGGTATTGGTCGGTTCAAATCTGTCGGTATCACTGATCCGTAACCACGTATCCGAAGCCGTCCGGTTACCGGCATTTGTCATGATCATTGCCTCGTATGTTACGGTCGCAGAGTTGGTCATGCAGGCATTTACCTACGAGCTGTATCAGGTGCTTGGAATTTTTATTCCGCTGATTGTTACCAATTGCGCGATTTTAGGTCGTGCCGATGCCTTCGCTTGTAAGAACCCTATCCTGCCGTCGGTCGTTGATGGCTTTATGATGGCGCTGGGATTTACCGCGGTATTAGTGGTATTGGGTGCGATGCGCGAGATTCTCGGTCAGGGTGTAATCTTCTCAGATATGCAGTTGTTGTTTGGTCCAATGGCATCAGACTGGAAAATCGAGTTAGTACGGGACTACCCGGATTTCCTGTTTGCCATTCTGCCACCGGGGGCTTTTGTCGCCATGGGGTTATTAATCGCCGTTAAGAACATTATCGACGATCAGATCAAACAGGCCGCCGAAGCGAAGAAAGATCCGATCGAAGTTGGCAGCAAGCGTGCCCGGGTAACCGGAAAAATCGGTTAA
- a CDS encoding bifunctional aconitate hydratase 2/2-methylisocitrate dehydratase, with product MSLYSEYLEEIEVRKKDLGLNPKPIDSAELLSEIIAQIKDTGNAEREASLNFFIYNTLPGTTPAAGVKAKFLKDIVTGAETVAEISAEFALEQLSHMKGGPSVEALLDIALSDDANNAAAGEVLKSQVFLYNADTARLADAFKAGNAIAKDILESYSKAEFFTKLDDIPEQIKVITYIAAEGDISTDLLSPGNQSHSRADRELHGQCMITPEAQQEIKKMGEDNPDAKVMLIAEKGTMGVGSSRMSGVNNVALWAGEKTSPYIPFINNRPVVAGTNGIAPIFLTTVGVTGGIGLDLKNWVKKTDANGEIVRDANGDPVLEEAYSVATGTVLTIDTKAKKLLDSEGNVLSDVSDAFTPQKVEFMKAGGSYAVTFGKKIQTFAAETLGVEAPVVYAASKEISNEGQGLTAVEKIFNRNAVGVTSKTPLHTGSDVRVKVNIVGSQDTTGPMTCQELEAMAASTISPDVDGAFQSGCHTASVWDNKAKANTPKLMAFMNAFGVITARDPKGVYHSMTDVIHKVLNDITVDDRAIIIGGDSHTRMSKGVAFGADSGTVAIALATGEAAMPIPESVKVTFKGNMKPHMDFRDIVHATQAQMLKKFSGENVFQGRVIEVQIGTLLADQAFTFTDWTAEMKAKASICISTDETLIKSLELAKSRIQIMINKGMENEAGMLQGLIDLADKRIAEVKSGEAPALAPDDNAKYYAEVEVDLDAIDEPMIADPDVNNEDVSKRYTHDVIRPTSYYDGRKVDLGFVGSCMVHKGDMQIIAAMLRNLEKNGPITFNAPLVVAPPTYNIVDELKAEGDWDILSKYAGFTFDDDNPKEAARTAYENILYLERPGCNLCMGNQEKAEAGDTVLATSTRLFQGRVVEDSAEKKGESLLGSTPMVVLSTILGRFPTLEEYKAAVEGINLTSFAPPSEDLARPAIPLKAV from the coding sequence ATGAGCTTGTATTCAGAATATTTAGAAGAAATTGAGGTTCGTAAAAAGGACCTGGGTCTGAACCCAAAACCAATCGACAGTGCAGAACTGCTGTCTGAAATCATTGCCCAGATCAAAGACACTGGCAATGCTGAGCGCGAAGCTTCTCTGAACTTCTTCATCTACAACACTCTGCCAGGTACTACTCCTGCGGCTGGTGTAAAAGCTAAGTTCCTGAAAGACATCGTTACCGGTGCAGAAACGGTTGCTGAAATCTCTGCCGAGTTCGCGTTAGAGCAACTGTCTCACATGAAAGGTGGTCCTTCTGTTGAAGCGCTGCTGGACATCGCTCTGTCTGACGACGCTAACAACGCTGCTGCTGGCGAAGTTCTGAAGTCTCAGGTATTCCTGTACAACGCGGACACCGCTCGTCTGGCTGACGCTTTCAAAGCGGGCAACGCCATCGCAAAAGACATTCTGGAAAGCTACTCAAAAGCTGAGTTCTTCACCAAGCTGGACGACATCCCAGAGCAAATCAAAGTGATCACCTACATCGCTGCGGAAGGTGATATCTCGACTGACTTACTGTCTCCAGGTAACCAGTCTCACTCCCGTGCTGACCGTGAACTGCACGGCCAGTGCATGATCACTCCAGAAGCACAGCAAGAAATTAAGAAGATGGGTGAAGACAACCCAGACGCTAAAGTGATGCTGATCGCTGAGAAAGGCACCATGGGTGTTGGTTCTTCACGTATGTCTGGTGTTAACAACGTTGCACTGTGGGCGGGTGAGAAGACTTCTCCCTACATTCCTTTCATCAACAACCGTCCGGTCGTTGCGGGTACTAACGGTATCGCACCGATCTTCCTGACCACGGTTGGTGTAACCGGTGGTATCGGTCTTGACCTGAAAAACTGGGTTAAGAAAACCGACGCTAACGGCGAAATCGTACGTGACGCAAACGGCGATCCAGTACTGGAAGAAGCCTACTCTGTTGCTACCGGTACCGTTCTGACCATCGATACTAAAGCTAAGAAACTGCTCGACAGCGAAGGCAATGTACTGTCTGACGTGAGCGACGCTTTCACGCCACAAAAAGTGGAATTCATGAAAGCTGGCGGTTCTTACGCGGTAACTTTTGGTAAGAAGATCCAGACGTTCGCTGCTGAAACTCTGGGCGTTGAAGCGCCAGTTGTTTACGCTGCTTCTAAAGAAATTTCCAACGAAGGCCAAGGCCTGACTGCAGTTGAGAAGATCTTCAACCGCAACGCTGTTGGTGTTACTTCTAAGACTCCACTGCACACGGGTTCTGACGTTCGCGTTAAAGTGAACATCGTTGGTTCTCAGGACACCACTGGTCCTATGACTTGTCAGGAACTGGAAGCCATGGCTGCTTCTACTATCTCTCCTGATGTTGATGGTGCATTCCAGTCTGGTTGTCACACAGCTTCTGTATGGGACAACAAAGCTAAGGCCAACACGCCTAAGCTGATGGCGTTCATGAACGCATTCGGTGTAATCACTGCACGTGACCCGAAAGGCGTTTACCACTCCATGACTGACGTAATCCACAAAGTACTGAACGACATTACTGTTGACGATCGCGCGATCATCATCGGTGGTGACTCTCACACCCGTATGTCCAAAGGTGTGGCGTTCGGTGCTGACTCCGGTACTGTTGCAATCGCACTGGCAACTGGTGAAGCAGCAATGCCAATCCCAGAGTCTGTGAAGGTAACCTTCAAAGGCAACATGAAGCCACACATGGACTTCCGTGACATCGTACACGCGACTCAAGCGCAGATGCTGAAGAAGTTCTCTGGCGAAAACGTATTCCAGGGCCGTGTGATCGAAGTACAAATCGGTACTCTGCTGGCTGACCAAGCCTTCACCTTCACCGACTGGACTGCAGAAATGAAAGCGAAAGCTTCTATCTGTATTTCTACCGATGAAACTCTGATCAAGTCTCTGGAACTGGCTAAGTCCCGTATCCAGATCATGATCAACAAAGGTATGGAAAACGAAGCGGGCATGCTGCAAGGTCTGATCGACCTGGCTGACAAGCGTATCGCTGAAGTTAAATCTGGCGAAGCACCTGCTCTGGCTCCAGACGACAACGCTAAGTACTACGCAGAAGTTGAAGTTGATCTGGACGCAATCGACGAGCCAATGATTGCTGACCCAGACGTAAACAACGAAGACGTATCGAAGCGTTACACTCACGATGTGATCCGTCCGACTTCTTACTACGATGGCCGTAAAGTTGACCTGGGCTTCGTTGGTTCTTGTATGGTTCACAAAGGTGACATGCAAATCATCGCTGCCATGCTGCGTAACCTGGAGAAGAACGGTCCTATCACGTTCAACGCACCACTGGTTGTTGCGCCACCAACGTACAACATCGTTGACGAACTGAAAGCGGAAGGCGATTGGGACATCCTGTCTAAATACGCTGGCTTCACGTTCGACGATGACAACCCGAAAGAAGCTGCCCGTACTGCTTACGAGAACATCCTGTACTTAGAGCGTCCTGGATGTAACCTGTGTATGGGTAACCAGGAAAAAGCCGAAGCGGGTGACACTGTTCTGGCGACTTCTACCCGTCTGTTCCAAGGCCGTGTTGTAGAAGACAGCGCTGAGAAGAAAGGTGAGTCTCTGTTAGGCTCTACGCCAATGGTTGTTCTGTCTACTATCCTGGGTCGTTTCCCGACTCTGGAAGAGTACAAAGCAGCAGTTGAAGGTATTAACCTGACTTCTTTCGCTCCACCATCTGAAGATCTGGCTCGTCCAGCTATCCCTCTGAAAGCTGTTTAA
- a CDS encoding ABC transporter substrate-binding protein: MPAILLLLSYFSATASAQQSVVLQLKWKHNFQFAGFYAAQTQGYFADEGLNVDIREANPAKSPLQSVIDGEAQFGVSDSSLVLARLQGKKPVVIAAVFQSSPLVLATLKSRELVSPLDLKNKRVMYVKDADDAALQAMFAEFSITPDDITHVPHSFNNQDLSNGHVDAISIYSTSQPFDFADAGIDINLIAPSSYGIDLYGDLIFVEESYFRANSQQVLAFRRATLKGWQYALNNPQEMAVWIHNNLTPDTSIESLLYEAQMTEKMIRADAIELGYFSQNRLLRIAEVYKKTGKAPEASTLQGIHYLDHINQPIISDEWLRAGSAALLIISLFSSFHYFNNRRLRARVKEKTQELSRINGAMQDYLRVINQWVHACVLSPDLDFILVSKALANLTQYAPDELINTPFRNLLTNPECQQFQQMKAAIQDNRLWSGELQIHDKFGTNSWLSITIQPDFRVDEVEDGIALVATDISDKKRVEHLSRTDSLTGLSNRRHFDEVIEWEVLRCRRDRSPMSLIMLDVDFFKQYNDAYGHLEGDHCLQKIAALIRLCAKRPADLAARFGGEEFVALLPGSDLQGANSVALILEKKIRTVQLEHKASSIAPFITVSIGVACFDAETMTSADELIEQADLRMYNAKSNGRNQICCPGVLHPIPNAPDKSGS; encoded by the coding sequence ATGCCAGCTATATTGCTGTTGTTATCATACTTTTCCGCTACCGCCAGTGCGCAGCAAAGTGTGGTTTTACAATTAAAATGGAAACACAACTTTCAGTTTGCCGGGTTTTATGCCGCGCAAACTCAGGGCTATTTCGCTGACGAAGGCCTGAATGTCGATATCCGCGAAGCCAATCCCGCTAAGTCCCCCCTACAAAGTGTCATCGACGGTGAAGCACAGTTCGGTGTCTCCGACTCTAGCCTGGTACTGGCGCGACTTCAGGGCAAAAAGCCAGTTGTCATTGCCGCTGTATTCCAGAGCTCGCCGTTGGTTCTGGCCACACTGAAAAGCAGAGAGCTGGTCAGTCCGCTCGATCTCAAGAACAAACGAGTCATGTATGTGAAAGACGCGGACGACGCGGCGTTACAGGCAATGTTCGCTGAGTTTTCAATTACGCCTGACGACATCACTCATGTGCCCCACTCGTTTAACAACCAAGATCTGAGCAACGGACATGTCGATGCCATTTCCATCTACAGTACCAGTCAACCTTTCGATTTTGCGGATGCCGGTATCGACATCAACCTGATCGCCCCGAGCAGTTACGGCATCGACCTGTATGGCGACTTGATTTTTGTCGAAGAGAGTTACTTCAGGGCCAATAGTCAGCAGGTATTGGCGTTTCGCCGTGCGACGCTGAAAGGCTGGCAGTATGCACTGAATAATCCGCAAGAAATGGCGGTCTGGATACACAACAATCTGACACCGGACACATCAATCGAAAGTCTGTTATATGAAGCCCAGATGACTGAAAAAATGATTCGTGCTGACGCCATTGAGTTGGGCTACTTCAGCCAGAATCGTTTGTTGCGTATCGCAGAGGTCTATAAAAAGACCGGCAAAGCACCCGAAGCTTCAACTCTGCAGGGCATTCATTACCTCGATCATATCAACCAACCAATCATCAGTGACGAGTGGCTCAGAGCAGGTTCTGCAGCATTGCTGATCATCAGTCTGTTCAGCAGCTTCCATTATTTTAACAATCGTCGTTTACGAGCGCGGGTAAAAGAAAAAACCCAGGAGCTGAGTCGCATCAATGGCGCCATGCAGGATTATCTCCGGGTGATTAATCAATGGGTTCACGCCTGTGTGTTGTCGCCCGACCTGGATTTTATTCTGGTGTCGAAAGCGCTGGCCAACCTGACGCAGTATGCCCCGGATGAACTGATCAACACCCCCTTCAGAAATTTGCTGACCAACCCGGAGTGCCAGCAATTTCAGCAAATGAAGGCTGCTATCCAAGACAATCGCTTGTGGTCGGGCGAGCTGCAAATCCACGATAAATTCGGCACCAACTCGTGGCTCAGCATTACCATTCAGCCAGACTTTCGTGTTGATGAAGTCGAAGACGGCATTGCACTGGTGGCCACCGACATCAGCGATAAAAAGCGCGTCGAACATTTATCCCGCACGGATTCCCTGACCGGGCTGTCGAATCGCCGCCATTTTGACGAAGTGATCGAATGGGAAGTGTTGCGCTGCCGCCGTGACCGCAGCCCCATGTCCCTGATCATGCTGGACGTCGATTTTTTTAAGCAATACAACGATGCATACGGCCACCTGGAGGGCGATCATTGCCTGCAGAAAATAGCTGCACTGATTCGCCTGTGTGCCAAGCGTCCTGCCGATCTTGCGGCCCGCTTTGGTGGCGAAGAATTTGTGGCGTTATTGCCGGGATCAGACCTTCAGGGGGCCAACAGCGTGGCACTGATACTGGAGAAAAAAATACGCACCGTTCAGCTGGAGCACAAGGCATCCAGCATCGCACCCTTTATCACCGTAAGCATTGGCGTTGCCTGTTTCGATGCCGAAACAATGACCTCGGCCGATGAACTGATTGAGCAAGCTGATCTGCGCATGTACAACGCCAAATCCAATGGCCGTAATCAGATTTGCTGCCCTGGCGTTTTGCACCCCATTCCGAACGCGCCGGACAAATCCGGTAGCTGA
- a CDS encoding molybdopterin oxidoreductase family protein: protein MSESGATPATHKRTCCLCEATCGLEITTQGQGAEKQILSIKGDKYDPFSRGYICPKATALQDLHDDPDRLTQPVKKMSDGRWKTISWKQAIREAVAGLKGVQKRHGRDSIGSYLGNPNVHNYGNLLVGPMLLKALGSKNKFSATSVDQLPHHMASYFMFGHQLLMPIPDIDHTDFMLIIGGNPVASNGSIMTVPDIKNRLKAINERGGRVVLVDPRRTETAKYAQRHLFIKPGQDILLLLSLLFVFTHEQQLPALPEYVDSADLKSLCGEFSPENTAAITGIDARALRELAAQWLAAKSAVCYGRMGVSVQEFGGLCQWLINVLNVITGNFDRQGGAMFTRPAVDLPAVLAARGSRGHYDLYRSRVRDLPEFGGEFPVAALAEEILTKADKSKGETQIKAMVTVAGNPIVATPNSQQLTKAFESLDFMVSVDGFINETTRHANIILPPVSQLERDHYDLIFNNFAVRNVAKYSQPLFTPAKGSKHDWQILLDLASGFNSGAHAGPVKKRLTNWLTYQSIRWLKPKGVLNKLLASGKSGLDIKTLENSPQGIDLGELTPQMPQRLFHKNKRLVLTPDIYLQELNRVKVSLLQRMAPEFVLIGRRHIRSNNSWMHNSRRLIKGANRCTLMLNPQDAEKLNVSDGGRLNVKSRVACLQVPVEITDELMPGVVSLPHGYGHGQKGVQLNQAQINPGVNTNELTDDLFIDQLTGNSALNGVPVELCAVDQAVPSIATSEVA from the coding sequence ATGAGTGAATCCGGAGCAACGCCAGCGACCCATAAACGTACCTGTTGCCTATGTGAAGCCACCTGTGGCCTTGAGATAACGACTCAGGGCCAGGGAGCAGAAAAACAGATTCTGTCGATAAAAGGCGATAAGTATGACCCATTCAGTCGCGGCTATATCTGTCCGAAAGCGACGGCGTTACAGGATCTGCATGACGATCCGGATCGGTTAACCCAGCCGGTTAAAAAAATGTCTGATGGACGTTGGAAAACAATCAGCTGGAAGCAGGCTATTCGTGAAGCGGTTGCCGGGTTAAAAGGTGTACAAAAACGTCACGGCCGAGATTCCATTGGCAGTTATCTGGGGAATCCCAACGTTCATAATTACGGCAATCTGCTGGTTGGTCCGATGCTATTAAAAGCGCTGGGGTCAAAGAATAAATTCTCTGCCACCTCGGTCGATCAGTTACCACACCATATGGCCAGCTATTTTATGTTTGGTCATCAGCTGTTAATGCCGATACCGGATATCGATCACACTGATTTTATGCTCATTATCGGCGGTAATCCGGTGGCCTCGAACGGTTCGATAATGACGGTACCGGATATCAAAAATCGACTGAAAGCGATTAATGAGCGCGGTGGCCGTGTTGTGCTGGTTGATCCACGCCGCACTGAAACGGCAAAGTATGCGCAGCGGCACCTGTTTATTAAACCCGGCCAGGATATTTTGTTGCTACTGTCTTTGTTGTTTGTATTTACCCATGAACAACAATTACCGGCTTTGCCGGAATATGTCGATAGCGCGGATTTAAAATCGTTGTGTGGCGAATTTTCCCCAGAAAATACCGCTGCCATTACTGGCATCGACGCGAGAGCGCTACGCGAACTGGCGGCACAATGGTTAGCGGCGAAATCCGCCGTGTGTTATGGCCGTATGGGCGTTTCGGTGCAGGAATTTGGTGGCTTGTGCCAGTGGCTGATAAACGTGCTTAACGTTATTACGGGTAATTTTGACCGTCAGGGTGGTGCCATGTTTACCCGGCCCGCGGTGGATTTACCGGCTGTACTGGCCGCTCGTGGTAGTCGCGGACATTACGATTTATACCGCTCACGTGTGCGCGATTTACCGGAATTCGGTGGCGAATTTCCGGTAGCCGCACTGGCCGAGGAAATTCTCACCAAAGCCGATAAGAGCAAGGGTGAGACTCAGATCAAAGCTATGGTGACCGTTGCTGGTAATCCGATTGTGGCCACGCCAAACAGCCAGCAATTAACGAAAGCGTTTGAGTCACTCGACTTTATGGTGTCAGTCGATGGTTTTATTAATGAAACCACGCGCCATGCCAACATTATTCTACCCCCGGTAAGTCAGCTGGAGCGCGATCATTATGATTTGATTTTTAATAATTTTGCGGTGCGCAATGTCGCGAAATATTCTCAGCCTTTATTTACTCCGGCAAAAGGCAGCAAGCATGATTGGCAGATTCTGCTGGATCTGGCTTCGGGATTTAACTCGGGGGCTCATGCCGGGCCGGTTAAAAAACGACTCACCAACTGGCTGACCTATCAGTCGATTCGTTGGTTAAAACCCAAAGGTGTTTTAAATAAATTACTGGCCAGCGGAAAATCCGGGCTGGATATTAAAACGCTCGAAAATTCGCCACAGGGGATTGATCTTGGGGAGTTAACACCGCAAATGCCGCAACGTTTATTCCATAAAAATAAACGCCTGGTGTTAACCCCGGATATTTATTTACAAGAATTGAACCGGGTAAAAGTATCTTTGTTGCAACGTATGGCACCGGAATTTGTACTCATTGGGCGCCGCCATATTCGCTCGAATAACTCCTGGATGCACAACAGTCGTCGCCTGATTAAGGGAGCTAACCGCTGTACGCTGATGCTGAATCCGCAGGACGCAGAAAAGCTGAACGTCAGTGATGGCGGGCGGTTGAACGTGAAATCGCGGGTTGCTTGCTTGCAGGTGCCGGTGGAAATTACCGACGAACTGATGCCGGGTGTTGTCAGTTTACCGCACGGTTATGGTCACGGTCAGAAAGGGGTGCAGCTGAATCAGGCACAGATCAATCCCGGGGTAAACACCAACGAATTAACCGATGACTTATTTATCGACCAATTGACCGGTAACAGCGCCTTAAATGGTGTGCCAGTGGAGCTGTGCGCGGTGGATCAGGCGGTGCCTTCCATTGCGACTTCCGAAGTCGCTTGA
- the rsxD gene encoding electron transport complex subunit RsxD: MALITLSSPHTHGSNSTSNVMLTVILATLPGLAVATGLFGFGTLINVVMAGITAVICEAAVLKIRKRPLAFFLKDNTALLTGVLLGLALPPFAPWWITVLATSFAIVFSKQLYGGLGNNPFNPAMIGYALVLVSFPVQMTTNWALSSQMTGSGFADISSTLTAIFGTATTDGVSVVDAYTGATPLDAYKHLIAKETSDVVLQQSTFNGWLNGGWEWINLAYLLGGLFLLWRKIISWHIPVSMLAALAICSLLLGWDEDMYTPLSLHLLSGATMLGAFFIATDPVSASTTVRGKLIYGAGIGILLYIIRTWGAYPDAVAFAVILMNFAAPFIDAYTQPRTYGHKKAKRGLAAKDN; this comes from the coding sequence ATGGCACTGATTACCCTGTCATCGCCACACACCCACGGCTCAAACAGCACCAGCAATGTTATGCTGACGGTGATTCTGGCCACCTTACCGGGTTTGGCTGTGGCCACCGGCTTATTCGGCTTCGGCACCCTGATCAACGTCGTCATGGCAGGCATAACGGCAGTGATTTGCGAAGCCGCTGTGCTGAAAATCCGTAAACGGCCGCTGGCTTTCTTTCTGAAAGACAATACGGCCCTGCTGACCGGTGTGTTGCTTGGTTTGGCATTACCGCCTTTTGCGCCGTGGTGGATCACGGTTCTGGCGACCAGCTTTGCCATTGTATTCTCTAAGCAACTGTATGGCGGCCTGGGAAATAATCCGTTCAACCCGGCCATGATTGGTTATGCACTGGTTCTGGTGTCCTTCCCGGTACAAATGACCACTAACTGGGCGTTGTCATCGCAAATGACGGGGAGTGGTTTTGCCGATATCAGCAGCACCCTGACAGCGATTTTTGGCACAGCAACAACGGATGGTGTTTCCGTTGTCGATGCCTATACCGGCGCGACTCCACTGGATGCGTATAAGCACCTGATTGCTAAAGAAACCTCCGATGTGGTGCTGCAACAAAGCACCTTCAACGGTTGGCTCAATGGCGGCTGGGAGTGGATAAATCTGGCATATTTGCTGGGTGGCCTGTTCTTACTCTGGCGGAAAATCATCAGCTGGCACATTCCGGTTTCCATGTTAGCGGCACTGGCAATCTGCTCCTTGCTGCTGGGGTGGGATGAAGACATGTATACGCCGTTGTCGCTGCATCTGTTGAGCGGGGCGACCATGCTGGGGGCGTTCTTTATCGCCACCGACCCGGTTTCAGCCTCCACCACAGTGCGAGGAAAGCTGATTTACGGAGCTGGTATTGGCATTTTGCTCTATATCATTCGTACCTGGGGTGCTTACCCGGACGCCGTCGCGTTTGCCGTAATTCTGATGAATTTTGCCGCACCGTTTATTGATGCCTACACCCAACCTCGTACCTATGGCCATAAAAAAGCCAAACGCGGTTTGGCTGCGAAAGACAATTAA